A portion of the Streptomyces erythrochromogenes genome contains these proteins:
- a CDS encoding AMP-binding protein yields MGDPVTPASGSASAPTSASTSGYAARPWRGLLSPVQLAPVAPPPTVLHAFREAVARAPERTALAYFDGRIGYAEADALSDSVAGHLAARGVRRGDRVAVMLQNTPHFVLAVLGAWKAGAVVVPLNPMYKSGEVGHVLRDSGAAALVCDGRAWTAYLRQAVRGSTVRTVLTASDRDFQTRNDPRVFGAAPAPDPDPATAPDRPLVPAQAVAPEAVPGREQPADSDPADAVTADLFTADLSTVARGGRPAPQGPDLTAADTALISYTSGTSGTPKGAMNPHGALTYNAVRQVTSHPIAEGAGYFALAPLFHITGMVCELAACFVNAGTLVLAHRFDAGAVLDAFLEHRPAYTVGPATAFMALAAHPAATPDHFASFQVLSSGGAPLPPALVDRLRAAFGFYLRNGYGLTECTAPCASVPVHLEAPVDPASGTLSVGLPGADTLVRILDEEGAELPIGETGEIAVRGPQVVPGYWGLPAETAEAFPDGELRTGDVGFMDPDGWLYVVDRKKDMINASGFKVWPREVEDVLYTHPAVREAAVVGVPDPYRGESVKAYVSLRPGTSAGPEELSAYCAERIAAYKYPRQVEILPVLPKTTSGKILRRELRDRG; encoded by the coding sequence ATGGGAGACCCGGTGACCCCCGCCTCCGGATCCGCCTCCGCCCCTACCTCCGCCTCGACCTCCGGCTATGCCGCCCGGCCGTGGCGCGGACTGCTCTCCCCGGTCCAGCTGGCGCCCGTCGCGCCGCCGCCCACCGTCCTGCACGCCTTCCGCGAGGCAGTCGCCCGCGCCCCCGAACGCACCGCGCTCGCCTACTTCGACGGCCGGATCGGCTATGCCGAGGCCGACGCGCTCTCCGACTCCGTCGCCGGCCACCTCGCGGCGCGGGGCGTCCGCCGCGGCGACCGGGTCGCGGTCATGCTCCAGAACACCCCGCACTTCGTGCTCGCCGTCCTCGGCGCCTGGAAGGCCGGGGCCGTCGTCGTTCCCCTCAACCCCATGTACAAGTCCGGCGAGGTCGGCCACGTCCTGCGCGACTCGGGGGCCGCCGCGCTCGTGTGCGACGGCCGCGCCTGGACGGCGTACCTGCGTCAGGCGGTGCGGGGCAGCACCGTGCGGACCGTGCTGACCGCATCGGACCGGGACTTCCAGACCCGCAACGACCCGCGCGTCTTCGGCGCGGCACCGGCACCGGACCCGGACCCGGCCACGGCCCCCGACCGTCCGCTCGTGCCCGCGCAGGCGGTCGCGCCGGAAGCGGTGCCCGGCCGGGAGCAGCCGGCCGACTCGGACCCCGCCGATGCCGTCACCGCGGACCTGTTCACCGCCGACCTGTCCACCGTGGCCCGCGGCGGGCGGCCCGCCCCGCAGGGCCCGGACCTCACCGCCGCCGACACCGCCCTCATCAGCTACACCTCCGGCACCAGCGGCACTCCCAAGGGCGCGATGAACCCGCACGGCGCGCTCACCTACAACGCCGTACGGCAGGTCACCTCCCACCCCATCGCCGAGGGCGCCGGCTACTTCGCCCTCGCACCCCTCTTCCACATCACCGGCATGGTCTGCGAACTCGCCGCCTGCTTCGTCAACGCCGGCACCCTCGTCCTCGCCCACCGCTTCGACGCCGGCGCCGTGCTCGACGCCTTCCTGGAACACCGCCCCGCCTACACCGTCGGCCCGGCCACCGCCTTCATGGCCCTCGCCGCGCACCCCGCCGCCACCCCGGACCACTTCGCCTCCTTCCAGGTGCTCTCCTCCGGCGGCGCCCCGCTCCCGCCCGCCCTCGTCGACCGCCTGCGCGCGGCCTTCGGCTTCTACCTCCGCAACGGCTACGGCCTCACCGAGTGCACCGCCCCCTGCGCCAGCGTGCCCGTACACCTCGAAGCCCCCGTCGACCCCGCCTCCGGCACCCTCTCCGTCGGCCTGCCCGGCGCCGACACCCTCGTCCGCATCCTCGACGAGGAGGGGGCCGAGCTGCCCATCGGCGAGACCGGCGAGATCGCGGTGCGCGGCCCCCAGGTCGTGCCCGGCTATTGGGGCCTGCCCGCCGAGACCGCCGAGGCCTTCCCGGACGGCGAACTGCGCACCGGGGACGTCGGCTTCATGGACCCGGACGGCTGGCTCTACGTCGTCGACCGCAAGAAGGACATGATCAACGCGTCCGGCTTCAAGGTCTGGCCGCGCGAGGTCGAGGACGTGCTCTACACCCACCCCGCCGTCCGCGAGGCCGCCGTGGTCGGCGTCCCCGACCCGTACCGCGGGGAGAGCGTCAAGGCGTACGTGAGCCTGCGCCCCGGCACCTCGGCCGGGCCGGAGGAGCTCTCCGCCTACTGCGCCGAGCGCATAGCCGCGTACAAGTACCCGCGCCAGGTCGAGATCCTGCCTGTCCTTCCGAAGACGACCAGTGGCAAGATCCTGCGACGGGAACTGCGCGATCGCGGCTGA
- a CDS encoding TetR/AcrR family transcriptional regulator, whose protein sequence is MAARTTEPAGTHEAPVPQRLLAVATRLFAERGYDRTSVQEIVEAAGVTKGALYHYFGSKDDLLHEVYARMLRLQQQRLDAVAASDAPVEERLRAAAADVVVTTIENLDDAMIFFRSMHQLSPEKFKQVRAERRRYHERFRALIEEGQRTGVFSTATPADLVVDYHFGSVHHLSTWYRADGPLTPQQVADHLADLLLRALRP, encoded by the coding sequence ATGGCGGCCAGGACCACGGAACCCGCAGGCACGCACGAGGCCCCGGTACCGCAGCGGCTGCTGGCCGTCGCCACCCGGCTGTTCGCCGAGCGCGGCTACGACCGCACGTCCGTCCAGGAGATCGTCGAGGCGGCCGGGGTCACCAAGGGCGCGCTCTACCACTACTTCGGGTCCAAGGACGACCTGCTGCACGAGGTGTACGCGCGCATGCTGCGCCTCCAGCAACAGCGCCTCGACGCGGTGGCCGCCTCCGACGCCCCCGTCGAGGAACGCCTGCGGGCCGCTGCCGCCGACGTGGTCGTCACCACCATCGAGAACCTCGACGACGCCATGATCTTCTTCCGGTCGATGCACCAGCTCAGCCCGGAGAAGTTCAAGCAGGTACGGGCGGAGCGCCGGCGCTACCACGAGCGTTTCCGGGCGCTGATCGAGGAGGGTCAGCGGACCGGCGTGTTCTCCACCGCCACCCCCGCCGACCTTGTGGTGGACTACCACTTCGGGTCCGTGCACCACCTGTCGACCTGGTACCGGGCAGACGGCCCGCTCACACCGCAGCAGGTCGCCGACCACCTCGCGGACCTCCTGCTGAGGGCGCTGCGGCCCTGA
- a CDS encoding beta/alpha barrel domain-containing protein has product MRPVAAQAPARLGPVHLTQVYADPDLPLYSGIRRAWPGTLIADPALTREEVAADGGMRSGERLPAAGADLIALGPGFPANPDLVERLRTGAPLNEVRPEFLMYVQGAEGYTDHPVLDASGIRAAAPSAGGPRGGRRPAAV; this is encoded by the coding sequence GTGCGGCCCGTCGCCGCACAGGCGCCGGCGCGCCTCGGGCCGGTCCACCTGACCCAGGTGTACGCCGACCCGGACCTGCCCCTCTACTCCGGGATCCGCAGGGCCTGGCCCGGGACGCTGATCGCCGACCCGGCACTGACCCGCGAGGAGGTGGCGGCCGACGGCGGCATGCGCAGCGGCGAGCGGCTGCCGGCCGCGGGCGCCGACCTGATCGCGCTGGGCCCGGGCTTCCCCGCCAACCCCGACCTCGTGGAACGGCTGCGCACGGGCGCGCCGCTCAACGAGGTCCGGCCGGAGTTCCTGATGTACGTCCAGGGCGCGGAGGGCTACACCGACCACCCCGTGCTGGACGCCTCGGGGATCAGGGCCGCAGCGCCCTCAGCAGGAGGTCCGCGAGGTGGTCGGCGACCTGCTGCGGTGTGA
- a CDS encoding acyl-CoA dehydrogenase family protein produces the protein MDFAFDARTEELRERLLAFMEEYVYPAEPVAAEQRARLASPWDTPAVFGELKAEARRQGLWNLFFVDQHSLPDPEYGAGLTNLQYAPLAEITGRSPHLAPTATNCAAPDTGNMELLAQFGSEEQKKQWLEPLLNGEIRSAFAMTEPEVASSDATNIETRIERAGDEYVVTGRKWFISGAMNPDCKVFIVMGKTDPEGADPRRQQSMVLVPRDTPGVEVRRAMTVYGYEDHDHGGHAEVVFDGVRVPAANLIGEEGGGFAIAQARLGPGRIHHCMRLIGMAERAIELMCRRAVERTAFGKPLAAQGVVQNWIADARVTVEQLRLLVLKTAWLMDTVGNRGAHTEIQAIKIATPRAVVQILDDAVQLHGAGGVSQDFPLAELWAAARTLRLADGPDEVHQRSLARRELKRYM, from the coding sequence ATGGACTTCGCATTCGACGCCCGGACCGAGGAACTCCGCGAACGGCTGCTCGCGTTCATGGAGGAGTACGTCTACCCGGCGGAGCCCGTCGCCGCCGAGCAGCGCGCACGGCTGGCCTCGCCCTGGGACACCCCGGCCGTCTTCGGTGAACTGAAGGCCGAGGCACGCCGCCAGGGTCTGTGGAACCTCTTCTTCGTAGACCAGCACAGCCTGCCCGACCCGGAGTACGGCGCGGGGCTGACCAACCTCCAGTACGCGCCGCTCGCCGAGATCACCGGCCGCAGCCCGCACCTGGCGCCCACGGCGACCAACTGCGCGGCCCCGGACACCGGGAACATGGAGCTGCTGGCCCAGTTCGGGAGCGAGGAGCAGAAGAAGCAGTGGCTGGAGCCGCTGCTGAACGGCGAGATCCGCTCCGCGTTCGCGATGACGGAGCCCGAGGTGGCCTCCTCGGACGCGACGAACATCGAGACCCGGATCGAGCGGGCGGGTGACGAGTACGTGGTCACGGGCCGCAAGTGGTTCATCTCCGGTGCCATGAACCCGGACTGCAAGGTCTTCATCGTGATGGGCAAGACCGACCCGGAGGGCGCCGATCCGCGCCGTCAGCAGTCGATGGTCCTGGTCCCGCGGGACACCCCGGGGGTCGAGGTGCGGCGGGCCATGACGGTGTACGGGTACGAGGACCACGACCACGGCGGCCACGCCGAGGTGGTCTTCGACGGGGTGCGGGTCCCGGCGGCGAACCTGATCGGCGAGGAGGGCGGCGGCTTCGCCATCGCCCAGGCGCGGCTCGGCCCGGGCCGCATCCACCACTGCATGCGGCTCATCGGCATGGCGGAGCGGGCCATCGAGCTGATGTGCCGGCGCGCGGTGGAGCGTACGGCCTTCGGCAAGCCGCTGGCCGCGCAGGGCGTCGTACAGAACTGGATCGCCGACGCCCGGGTCACGGTGGAGCAGTTGCGGCTGCTGGTGCTCAAGACGGCCTGGCTGATGGACACGGTCGGGAACCGGGGCGCGCACACCGAGATCCAGGCCATCAAGATCGCGACCCCGCGGGCGGTGGTGCAGATCCTGGACGACGCGGTGCAGCTGCACGGCGCGGGCGGGGTGAGCCAGGACTTCCCGCTGGCCGAGCTGTGGGCGGCGGCCCGGACCCTGCGGCTGGCCGACGGTCCGGACGAGGTGCACCAGCGCTCCCTGGCCCGTCGTGAGCTGAAGCGCTACATGTAG
- a CDS encoding phosphotransferase family protein, with protein sequence MTSAPADPRGLDLERLRGHLDRARPGLVAGALRGRLIEGGRSNLTYEITDGTARWVVRRPPLGHVLATAHDMRREHRVIAALHGTAVPVPEPVLLCEDEEVLGAPFYVMEYVDGVPYRTAGELAAIGPQRTRQAVLGLVDTLVELHAVDPEAVGLGDFGRPEGFLDRQLRRWGKQLAASRGRELAGIDELHGALGRRLPDSPAPTVVHGDYRLDNVLIGASPSGTDTIRAVLDWEMSTLGDPLTDLGLLVMYSSDLGLPASPVGTTSRAPGHPAPAELVERYAARSGRDTGAIAWYTAFAWFKLAVILEGIHYRYTLGQTVGAGFDRIGELVPVFIEHGLTTLQELQEG encoded by the coding sequence ATGACCTCAGCCCCGGCCGACCCGCGAGGCCTGGATCTGGAGCGGCTGCGCGGTCATCTCGACCGGGCCCGGCCGGGACTCGTGGCCGGTGCGCTGCGCGGCCGGCTGATCGAGGGCGGCCGGTCGAATCTCACGTACGAGATCACCGACGGGACCGCCCGCTGGGTGGTGCGCCGGCCGCCGCTCGGCCACGTACTGGCCACCGCCCACGACATGCGCCGCGAGCACCGGGTCATCGCGGCGCTGCACGGGACGGCCGTGCCGGTTCCGGAGCCGGTGCTGCTGTGCGAGGACGAGGAGGTGCTCGGGGCGCCGTTCTACGTCATGGAGTACGTGGACGGGGTGCCGTACCGCACGGCCGGAGAGCTCGCCGCGATCGGCCCGCAGCGCACCCGGCAGGCCGTGCTGGGGCTGGTGGACACCCTGGTCGAGTTGCACGCGGTGGACCCGGAGGCGGTGGGCCTGGGCGACTTCGGCCGGCCGGAGGGCTTCCTCGACCGGCAGCTGCGGCGCTGGGGCAAGCAGCTCGCCGCTTCCCGGGGGCGTGAGCTCGCCGGGATCGACGAGCTGCACGGCGCCCTGGGCCGCAGGCTGCCCGACTCCCCCGCCCCGACCGTGGTGCACGGCGACTACCGGCTCGACAACGTGCTCATCGGCGCGTCCCCGTCCGGCACCGACACGATCCGGGCGGTGCTGGACTGGGAGATGTCCACGCTCGGTGATCCGCTGACCGACCTCGGGCTGCTGGTGATGTACAGCTCCGACCTGGGCCTGCCCGCGTCCCCGGTCGGCACGACGAGCCGGGCTCCCGGCCATCCGGCGCCCGCCGAGCTGGTCGAGCGGTACGCCGCCCGCTCCGGGCGGGACACCGGGGCCATCGCCTGGTACACGGCCTTCGCCTGGTTCAAGCTCGCGGTGATCCTCGAGGGCATCCACTACCGCTACACGCTCGGGCAGACCGTCGGTGCGGGCTTCGACCGGATCGGCGAGCTGGTTCCGGTCTTCATCGAGCACGGACTGACCACCCTCCAGGAACTGCAGGAAGGCTGA
- a CDS encoding MBL fold metallo-hydrolase, whose translation MPVDDPYLVQPAPGVYAYVQPDGGWCLNNAGFVSDGGRTLLVDTAATERRALALREAVVAAGVPLPRTVVNTHHHGDHTYGNSVFTPEALILGHDNARTEQLAAGHQLEMIWPATDFGAIAITAPDLTYSDRATVHVGGTEVQVVHPGVAHTTGDSVVWLPRQRVVFTGDLVFAGGTPFLAMGSLAGSLRALELLRSLDAETVVPGHGPLTDPSAYDSTERYLRYVAELAREGRAKGLTPLEVARQADLGEFAAWRESERLVANVHRAYAELAGEPEGAPLDILAVLTDMTVMNGGTPILCHA comes from the coding sequence ATGCCCGTCGACGACCCGTACCTCGTCCAGCCGGCGCCGGGGGTGTACGCCTACGTCCAGCCCGACGGCGGCTGGTGCCTGAACAACGCCGGCTTCGTGAGCGACGGCGGCCGGACCCTGCTCGTCGACACGGCCGCCACCGAGCGGCGGGCCCTGGCACTGCGCGAGGCGGTCGTCGCGGCCGGGGTGCCGCTCCCGCGGACCGTGGTGAACACCCACCACCACGGCGACCACACCTACGGCAACTCCGTCTTCACCCCCGAGGCACTGATCCTCGGGCACGACAACGCGCGGACCGAGCAGCTCGCCGCCGGCCACCAGCTGGAGATGATCTGGCCCGCGACGGACTTCGGGGCCATAGCCATCACCGCGCCCGACCTCACCTACAGCGACCGGGCGACCGTGCACGTGGGCGGGACCGAGGTGCAGGTCGTCCACCCGGGCGTCGCGCACACCACCGGGGACTCGGTCGTGTGGCTGCCCCGGCAGCGGGTGGTCTTCACCGGGGACCTGGTCTTCGCCGGGGGCACGCCGTTCCTGGCGATGGGCTCGCTGGCCGGCTCCCTGCGGGCACTGGAGCTGCTGCGGTCGCTGGACGCGGAGACCGTCGTACCGGGCCACGGACCGCTGACCGACCCGTCGGCCTACGATTCCACCGAGCGCTACCTGCGGTACGTGGCCGAGCTCGCCCGGGAGGGGCGGGCCAAGGGGCTGACCCCCCTGGAGGTGGCCCGGCAGGCCGACCTCGGCGAGTTCGCGGCGTGGCGGGAGAGCGAGCGGCTGGTGGCGAACGTGCACCGGGCGTACGCGGAGCTGGCCGGGGAGCCGGAGGGTGCGCCGCTCGACATACTGGCGGTCCTCACGGACATGACGGTGATGAACGGCGGTACGCCGATCCTCTGCCACGCGTGA
- a CDS encoding DUF202 domain-containing protein, whose amino-acid sequence MSVPGTDRDAGLQPERTRLAWRRTTLASSVVAVLALRQALRGSGSSAEVAGAAVIVLVWLAFLGVAHRRIRALATGRPRVLGAGSALAVVACTVALAAFAVAVIL is encoded by the coding sequence GTGAGCGTTCCGGGGACGGACCGCGACGCCGGGCTCCAGCCGGAGCGGACCCGGCTCGCGTGGCGGCGTACGACCCTGGCGTCCTCGGTGGTGGCGGTGCTGGCGCTGCGGCAGGCGCTGCGCGGGTCCGGGTCGTCGGCGGAGGTGGCCGGGGCGGCGGTGATCGTGCTGGTCTGGCTGGCGTTCCTGGGGGTGGCGCACCGCCGGATCCGGGCGCTGGCGACCGGCCGGCCGCGGGTGCTGGGGGCCGGGTCGGCGCTGGCCGTGGTCGCGTGCACGGTGGCGCTGGCGGCGTTCGCGGTGGCGGTCATCCTCTGA
- a CDS encoding YidH family protein yields MIDFVKDVRLWFAPSRLKDEGDTPDYRFSLANERTFLAWIRTALALVGGGFAVDQFLPDLRWGVRVGMALALLVVGAACALRAVNHWVRCERAMRRHEDLPLSRFPVVLSLGVGLVAVAMVVVVLLGWTSGR; encoded by the coding sequence GTGATCGACTTCGTCAAGGACGTACGCCTGTGGTTCGCGCCGTCGCGGCTGAAGGACGAGGGCGACACCCCCGACTACCGCTTCTCGCTGGCCAACGAGCGTACGTTCCTCGCCTGGATCCGGACCGCCCTGGCCCTGGTCGGCGGCGGTTTCGCCGTCGACCAGTTCCTGCCCGACCTGCGCTGGGGCGTGCGGGTGGGCATGGCCCTCGCGCTGCTCGTGGTGGGTGCGGCCTGCGCGCTGCGGGCGGTGAACCACTGGGTGCGCTGCGAGCGGGCGATGCGGCGGCACGAGGACCTTCCGCTGTCGCGGTTCCCGGTGGTGCTGAGCCTGGGGGTGGGGCTGGTCGCGGTGGCGATGGTGGTGGTCGTACTGCTGGGCTGGACGTCGGGGCGGTGA
- a CDS encoding NUDIX domain-containing protein has product MSAADEVLDVVDRDDRVTGQAPRGEVYARGLLHRCVFVLARDAQERIFVHRRTASKLVFPSHYDMFVGGVLGAGESYGEAALREAEEELGVQGLPQPEPLFKFLYEGPGGAWWSYVHEVRCELPVAPQVSEVDWHTFLTREELDRRVGDGEWDWVPDGLEAYRRLRARRDSRQ; this is encoded by the coding sequence GTGAGTGCCGCTGATGAAGTACTGGACGTGGTGGACCGGGACGACCGGGTCACCGGGCAGGCCCCGCGGGGCGAGGTGTACGCCCGCGGGCTGCTCCACCGCTGTGTGTTCGTGCTGGCCAGGGACGCGCAGGAGCGGATCTTCGTGCACCGGCGGACCGCCTCGAAGCTCGTCTTCCCCTCGCACTACGACATGTTCGTGGGCGGGGTGCTGGGCGCCGGCGAGAGCTACGGGGAGGCCGCGCTGCGGGAGGCCGAGGAGGAGCTCGGGGTGCAGGGGCTGCCGCAGCCGGAGCCGCTGTTCAAGTTCCTGTACGAGGGCCCGGGCGGGGCCTGGTGGTCGTATGTGCACGAGGTGCGGTGCGAGCTGCCGGTGGCACCGCAGGTCTCGGAGGTGGACTGGCACACCTTCCTCACGCGGGAGGAGCTGGACCGGCGGGTCGGGGACGGGGAGTGGGACTGGGTGCCGGACGGGCTGGAGGCCTACCGGCGGCTGCGCGCGCGTCGGGACTCCCGCCAGTAG
- a CDS encoding FAD-binding dehydrogenase: MTYDADVIVIGAGLAGLVATAELVDAGRKVILLDQEPERSIGGQAHWSFGGLFFVDSPEQRRMRIKDNRDLALQDWLGTAGFDREEDAWPRRWAEAYVDFAAGEKRPWLHSRGVRFFPVVGWAERGGYDAGGPGNSVPRFHITWGTGPGLVEPFERRVREGVARGLVRLAFRHRVTGLAATAGAVDTVTGEILEPSDAVRGTASSREATGSFSLRAQAVIVTSGGIGGNHDLVRAQWPARLGTPPQRMLSGVPAHVDGLMLGIAEAAGASHINKDRMWHYTEGIQNWDPIWSKHGIRILPGPSPLWLDATGKRLPVPLFPGFDTLGTLDHIMKTGHDHTWFVLNQRIIGKEFALSGSEQNPDLTGRSVRDVITRARQAVPGPVRAFMDRGADFVVERDLSALVRGMNAVTKEDLLDEATVRGQIVARDREIANPFTKDLQVTAIHGARKYLGDKLIRTAAPHRILDPKAGPLIAVRLSILTRKSLGGLETDLSSRVLTGTGEPLPGVYAAGEAAGFGGGGVHGYRALEGTFLGGCIFSGRAAGRAAAQAVG; encoded by the coding sequence ATGACGTACGACGCAGACGTGATCGTGATCGGAGCCGGGCTCGCGGGGCTCGTGGCCACCGCCGAGCTCGTCGACGCCGGCCGCAAGGTCATCCTGCTCGACCAGGAGCCGGAACGGTCCATCGGGGGCCAGGCGCACTGGTCCTTCGGCGGGCTGTTCTTCGTGGACTCGCCCGAGCAGCGCCGGATGCGGATCAAGGACAACCGGGACCTCGCCCTCCAGGACTGGCTGGGCACCGCCGGGTTCGACCGCGAGGAGGACGCCTGGCCGCGCCGCTGGGCCGAGGCCTACGTCGACTTCGCGGCCGGGGAGAAGCGCCCTTGGCTGCACTCCCGGGGCGTCCGCTTCTTCCCCGTCGTCGGCTGGGCCGAGCGCGGCGGCTACGACGCGGGCGGCCCCGGCAACTCCGTCCCCCGCTTCCACATCACCTGGGGCACCGGACCCGGCCTGGTGGAGCCGTTCGAACGACGGGTCAGGGAGGGCGTGGCCCGCGGCCTGGTCCGGCTGGCGTTCCGCCACCGGGTGACAGGACTGGCCGCCACCGCCGGCGCCGTGGACACCGTCACCGGCGAGATCCTGGAACCCTCCGACGCCGTACGGGGCACCGCCAGCAGCCGCGAGGCCACCGGGTCCTTCTCCCTGCGGGCCCAGGCCGTGATCGTCACCAGCGGCGGCATCGGCGGCAACCACGACCTCGTGCGCGCGCAGTGGCCCGCCCGCCTCGGCACCCCGCCGCAGCGGATGCTCTCCGGGGTCCCCGCACACGTGGACGGCCTGATGCTGGGCATCGCGGAGGCGGCGGGCGCCAGCCACATCAACAAGGACCGGATGTGGCACTACACCGAGGGCATCCAGAACTGGGACCCGATCTGGTCCAAGCACGGGATCCGCATCCTCCCCGGCCCGTCCCCGCTCTGGCTGGACGCCACGGGCAAGCGGCTGCCCGTCCCGCTCTTCCCCGGCTTCGACACCCTCGGCACGCTCGACCACATCATGAAGACGGGCCACGACCACACCTGGTTCGTGCTCAACCAGCGCATCATCGGCAAGGAGTTCGCCCTCTCCGGCTCCGAGCAGAACCCGGACCTCACCGGCCGGTCGGTGCGCGACGTCATCACCCGGGCGCGCCAGGCCGTACCCGGCCCGGTCAGGGCCTTCATGGACCGCGGCGCCGACTTCGTCGTCGAGCGCGACCTGTCCGCCCTCGTGCGCGGCATGAACGCGGTCACCAAGGAGGACCTCCTCGACGAAGCCACGGTCCGGGGCCAGATCGTGGCCCGCGACCGGGAGATCGCCAACCCCTTCACCAAGGACCTCCAGGTCACGGCCATCCACGGGGCCCGCAAGTACCTCGGCGACAAGCTGATCCGCACCGCCGCCCCGCACCGGATCCTCGACCCCAAGGCCGGCCCGCTGATCGCGGTACGGCTCTCCATCCTGACCCGCAAGTCCCTGGGCGGCCTGGAGACCGACCTCTCCTCGCGGGTCCTGACCGGGACGGGCGAACCGCTGCCGGGCGTCTACGCCGCGGGGGAGGCGGCCGGGTTCGGCGGCGGTGGGGTCCACGGCTACCGGGCCCTGGAGGGCACCTTCCTCGGCGGGTGCATCTTCTCGGGGCGCGCGGCGGGCCGGGCCGCGGCGCAGGCGGTCGGCTGA
- a CDS encoding ASCH domain-containing protein gives MTAYDDLPPYLLGFPGPLRDQLVAAVLSGAKTSTTGLLAEYEAEREPLPEPGARSLLVDSDGRGVAVVEVTAVEVLRLADVGLGHALDEGEGYASVAEWRTAHEEFWHSEPVRTVIGDPGFTVDDDTLVIAERFRVTERLV, from the coding sequence ATGACGGCATATGACGATCTTCCCCCGTACCTGCTGGGCTTCCCCGGCCCGCTGCGCGACCAGTTGGTCGCGGCCGTGCTGAGCGGGGCGAAGACCAGCACCACCGGCCTGCTCGCGGAGTACGAGGCGGAGCGGGAACCGCTGCCCGAGCCCGGCGCGCGGTCCCTGCTGGTCGACTCCGACGGGCGGGGTGTGGCGGTGGTGGAGGTGACGGCCGTGGAGGTGCTGCGGCTCGCCGACGTGGGGCTGGGGCACGCCCTTGACGAGGGCGAGGGGTACGCGTCGGTGGCCGAATGGCGTACGGCACACGAGGAGTTCTGGCACAGCGAGCCAGTGCGCACGGTGATCGGCGACCCGGGGTTCACGGTCGACGACGACACCCTCGTCATCGCGGAACGGTTCCGGGTCACCGAGCGGCTGGTCTGA